One window of Methanobacterium alkalithermotolerans genomic DNA carries:
- a CDS encoding DUF4064 domain-containing protein produces MTADIKKTSRTIELVLGIVGGIFGLLGGIFAVIFGSLASADIVILGISAILASIAGIVAAVYVTKNPKAGGIILIISAIWLLISISLFGLLGSILIGIGGILAILRK; encoded by the coding sequence GTGACAGCAGATATTAAAAAAACATCACGCACCATTGAACTGGTGCTGGGTATTGTTGGCGGAATATTTGGATTGTTAGGAGGTATTTTTGCAGTTATTTTTGGGAGTCTGGCCTCTGCAGACATTGTAATCCTGGGAATTAGTGCCATTCTAGCCTCCATAGCTGGAATTGTAGCAGCAGTCTATGTGACTAAAAATCCTAAGGCAGGCGGAATAATCCTAATAATAAGTGCTATCTGGTTATTAATCAGTATATCCCTATTTGGATTATTAGGATCAATTTTAATTGGTATTGGTGGAATTTTAGCTATTTTAAGGAAATAA
- a CDS encoding 4'-phosphopantetheinyl transferase family protein: MFLYYMDVSRLDVDHARGLVSPDRVTKSDKYLKLNDKKLSLGAEILLKHALSKIGIHDPLFSVEKHGKPFLSNYPHIHFNISHSMDYVVCAVSDSPVGVDIEHIQGMDDDVAKHYFSGSEYEYILKRNNKEAFFELWVLKESYMKMTGLGFHLALDEFAIEIDDEIRVRDLKDRGSNGFFSDCKLGCWTVVGGEYMLGVCSKTKIKKPVLQTLENIEVSNPHYGTIIRNESRYRGV, translated from the coding sequence ATGTTTTTATATTATATGGATGTCTCCCGGCTGGATGTGGACCATGCCCGGGGATTAGTCTCTCCGGATAGAGTAACAAAGTCCGATAAATATCTAAAGCTAAATGATAAGAAATTATCTTTAGGGGCGGAAATCCTTCTAAAACATGCTTTAAGTAAGATAGGAATACATGATCCTCTTTTTTCTGTGGAAAAACACGGAAAACCATTTTTAAGTAATTATCCTCATATTCATTTTAATATTTCACACTCCATGGACTATGTGGTGTGCGCTGTATCTGATTCACCGGTAGGGGTGGATATAGAACATATACAGGGGATGGATGATGATGTGGCAAAACATTATTTTTCAGGGAGTGAGTACGAATATATTTTAAAAAGAAATAACAAAGAAGCTTTTTTTGAGTTATGGGTTTTAAAAGAAAGTTATATGAAAATGACAGGCCTGGGATTCCACCTGGCCCTGGATGAATTTGCTATTGAAATAGATGATGAAATAAGGGTGAGGGATCTTAAAGATAGGGGATCCAATGGCTTTTTTTCTGATTGTAAATTGGGATGCTGGACTGTGGTTGGGGGTGAATACATGTTAGGAGTATGTTCAAAAACTAAGATTAAGAAACCGGTTTTACAAACTTTAGAAAATATAGAAGTATCTAATCCGCATTATGGGACGATCATAAGAAACGAAAGCAGGTATAGGGGTGTTTGA
- a CDS encoding hemolysin family protein codes for MNNIFLELFIILLLILLNGSLAMAEIAIVSSRKIKLQKMSKKGNKGADIALKLSESPNEFLSAVQIGITLIGILAGAFGGATLSVYLATYLSGFNLIADYSQSLSIVIVVLMITYLSLIIGELVPKRIALNNPEKISVKIARPMQILSKVTSPLVSVLSFSTDFLLLLIGSKKDIDSAVTEDEIKLLIEEGLEAGTVEKEEEDIIKRVFRLDQQRIGTLMTPKTEIIWLDLDDPSEEIKKQIINSERSIFPVGKDELNNFLGVIQTKDILGSILQGESVNIEPNLKNPLIIPETLPIMDVLTLFKNNRNYVHMAMVVDEYGSIEGLITLNDILEVLVGDIPSVDEPDEPKATLRDDGSWLVDGYLSAEEFKEILDIEKLPDEYQGNYNTVGGFIMSYIGKVPTTGEKFQWSGIEFEIVDMDGHHIDKILVKKS; via the coding sequence ATGAACAATATTTTTTTGGAATTATTTATTATATTACTACTCATTCTTTTAAATGGATCCCTGGCTATGGCTGAAATAGCAATCGTTTCTTCTCGAAAAATCAAATTACAAAAAATGAGTAAAAAAGGGAATAAGGGCGCTGATATTGCTCTTAAACTATCAGAATCTCCTAATGAATTTTTATCTGCAGTACAAATTGGAATAACACTTATAGGCATTTTAGCAGGTGCTTTTGGTGGTGCCACACTTTCTGTTTATTTAGCTACTTATTTGAGTGGATTTAATTTAATTGCAGATTATAGTCAATCATTAAGTATAGTAATTGTGGTGTTAATGATTACTTACTTGTCTTTGATTATTGGGGAACTGGTGCCTAAAAGGATAGCCCTTAACAACCCGGAGAAAATTTCAGTAAAAATAGCCCGGCCCATGCAGATATTATCTAAGGTAACCAGCCCTCTTGTTTCGGTTTTAAGTTTTTCAACAGACTTTTTATTGCTTTTAATTGGCTCTAAAAAAGATATTGATAGCGCGGTTACTGAAGATGAGATCAAGTTACTAATTGAGGAGGGCCTGGAAGCAGGAACTGTAGAAAAAGAAGAAGAAGATATCATAAAACGTGTTTTCAGATTAGATCAACAAAGAATCGGTACCTTAATGACCCCTAAAACTGAAATAATCTGGTTGGATCTGGATGATCCCTCTGAAGAAATTAAAAAACAGATTATTAATAGTGAAAGATCTATTTTTCCTGTGGGAAAAGATGAACTAAATAATTTTTTGGGTGTTATTCAAACAAAAGATATTTTAGGCTCTATTCTTCAGGGAGAATCAGTTAATATTGAACCTAACTTAAAAAATCCTTTGATTATACCGGAAACATTACCTATTATGGATGTTTTGACTTTATTTAAAAATAATCGTAATTATGTTCATATGGCCATGGTAGTAGATGAATATGGGAGCATTGAAGGGCTAATCACTCTAAATGATATTTTAGAGGTGTTAGTAGGTGATATACCTTCTGTAGATGAACCTGATGAACCAAAAGCTACCCTTAGAGATGATGGATCCTGGCTGGTTGATGGATATTTATCTGCAGAAGAATTTAAAGAAATATTGGATATTGAAAAGCTTCCCGACGAATATCAAGGTAACTATAATACCGTAGGTGGGTTTATCATGAGTTATATTGGTAAAGTACCTACTACTGGAGAAAAATTTCAGTGGAGTGGCATTGAATTTGAAATTGTAGATATGGATGGTCACCATATTGATAAAATACTGGTTAAAAAATCTTAA
- a CDS encoding non-ribosomal peptide synthetase translates to MNFFDLSNAQKRTIITEINNPGNEAYVISFKSSFFLEDEEYVKKALDILIGGNLLIQIKKDEAMNFRQYYAPKTASYHYVDYSNKSPAEIDDFIGSFTREIFPEIFDKPLYKFILLKSQSEILLIGRTHHLIMDGTSVSIFARKLEECVASLKRGEYCPEPLCDYHEYVKKEKEYLSSKKAKDDEEFWLSNLDGYYLDWYSSPDLSIQHQYLYLKPELSRKLKDLSLVEGERISPFVLALATLSVYFARSTYQEDMVWNSVYHGRDLGKQLKDMLGMFVNMMPLRIEYDGDRSFKNTLLYTKSILKQGLTHGKLSFNRYGPTLQKKGIDPAMLSMYSVVSNSTDSNVEYLFHNSKSEFPFHIRVNPSLSDKDGLQLLEIEYNTDCFTHEHISSLLDDLEKLLQDIAFNPDKTGNEFPIKISPFYQAADYFKKMMQCSDGPTSLAPDVNKIEGEEKKRQIRIPKSDLTIYGPEHSADNIFLAATFLALAKFVFNKNILISLISNNQFPGQELPLGLMLDTHTTTRDYLKRIENSYEELITHDFYPFTRISSKNYVLPDFIYCNGFENPEINLEPGTSRIFLHILESTDEYELNIFYNVGSYSDELMDTFIRGVESLAIHMAENPGHNVCDIPLLGGVQGEEFHINPVEEQLLNRLFEKQVEKSRDEIALTAEDGEFTYDELNKKANRIAQALLKRGVEVEDRVMFILPRDSRLIVTMLGIIKAGCAFIPVDPQYPSDRIKELLEDSDAKYIITNKDLSGALDVDELLREDNTDNPDPELNPDSLCYIIYTSGSTGKPKGVMLTHGGITNYVAPHPQNLPIHALINRARKMISISTVSFIVFLREIFATLTNGMPVVFANEEQSINPLELAKLFHKTNADAFGSTPTRLLQYLEMEEIQKIMPRCRIIIVGGETFPPQLYSLMSRYTRAEIYNSYGPTEITIASHGKLLESDDISAGEPLLNVTDKIMDMDGNPVPYHVTGELYVAGAGVARGYWKNEELTQERFIHYQGLRYYNTGDLARRDSTGELYVLGRMDTQIKLRGLRIELGEIENAINDFDGVQTVFVIVKKVRGSEHLCAYFTPKKEVDIAALKNMLWDRLPSYMVPSYFIKMDSFPMTFNGKADIKNFPEPEIQDYALDDVIPPETKLEEDIFHICSEILETKEFGVLTDLFQLGLTSLSVLKLLGKISHKFGVKVNLTSLMRARNIREIAQEVSSSVFVDEKQYPHQDFYPLTPNQLGIYFDCVKNPEKLTYNLPKLIRFPDIDPLKLKNALKEVISRHPYLKTRLVMRDGEICQERRDDLQISIPLEKGVVDETVINNFIKPFSLFEGPLLRFKIYSTTGEIVLLSDFHHILVDGTALNLFFRELGTIYDQEEAEEETYDGYDWSLEEQDMEKSPLYSQARNYFEGKVSSFENSTFISPDLKGKEKEGHLGETAVSVDKKQVENFCRSNSITPNNLFLAATVFTLSKFVYNQDILISTISNGRSNPDFQNTLAMMVRTLPLALNIDSDLSVSEFMDYVEDIWLDVLKYEVYPFTRISDKFNLFPEFLYAYHGKIIEDITINGHTLERESLEYEALKFKLSVNIIDTGTRFHLLTQYNDALYSRDLMDTFIHSLEHVLAKLMQNSGELLKNISIVEEEAVSFQVKPVVEPLVHKLFEKQVEKSRDKIALMAEDDDLTYDKLNRKANRIANALIKRGVKSEDRVMFILPRDSRLIATMLGIVKAGCAFIPVDPEYPHDRINHVREDSNARYVISTDGTPGTLSVDELLREENEKNPGVEVSPENLCYLIYTSGSTGKPKGVMLTHANITNYLSPDPENCYVHGFIHKARKMLSISTVSFDVFLHETLVTLMNGRCLVFAGEEASKNPLELVKLFEKTGADAFSATPSRMLQYLEVEGMGEALSRCKILSVAGEKYPPLLHKKLIEWTSADIYNVYGPTETTISCNTKLIQDMDNITVGKPLLNVTEEVMDRDGNPLPAGVIGELYVGGMGVARGYLNREELNKEQFITRNGIPYYKTGDFASREKNGEYKIYGRLDNQIKLRGLRIEIGEIESAITDYEDIKSVAVVLKKVQSQDHLCAYFTASKPVDVDDLKEELAQRLTKYMVPTVFMQMDKLPQTPNGKTDLKSLPEPVLKERIYVPPENDVEKFFAEAFSQILGMDKIGATDDFFELGGTSLLVTKITIEALNQGYEIKYGDVFAHPTPRELAQVITEAENSVKEQESYSYLTLNQILEKNTLDNLIKGEKENLGNVLLTGATGFLGIHVLKEFLENYNGSIYCMLRKGRHTTPEERLKTLLFYYFSDSYEELFGTRIHIIEGDITSRADFEKSRGLPVDTVINCAANVKHFAPGTQIEDINIGGVVNGIDFCKKKECKFIQVSTTSVAGESVNNVPPHDTEFDEKTLYVGQSLDNKYLSSKFKAERVVLEAVSEGLHCKIVRAGNLMARQSDSEFQINFETNSFINRLRAYAAIGKIPYSVMGGRVELTPIDLASRAILLLGQTPRDCTLFHVYNNHQIYIADIIAIMNTLGFDITGAEEDEFNQAFALAREDETKQDAISGLVTAMGMGKGKGRALVTVVNYYTLQVLYRLGYHWPLISDEYLIMFIKYLKEMNFFD, encoded by the coding sequence ATGAATTTCTTCGATTTATCCAATGCCCAGAAGAGGACCATAATCACCGAGATTAATAACCCTGGTAATGAGGCTTATGTTATTTCTTTTAAATCCAGCTTCTTTTTAGAAGACGAGGAATATGTAAAAAAAGCCCTGGACATTCTTATTGGAGGTAACCTGTTAATACAGATTAAAAAAGATGAAGCTATGAACTTCAGGCAATACTATGCTCCTAAAACTGCTTCCTATCATTATGTTGATTATTCTAATAAATCCCCGGCAGAAATTGATGATTTTATAGGTTCTTTTACCAGGGAAATTTTTCCAGAGATATTTGATAAACCCCTCTATAAGTTTATTTTACTTAAAAGTCAGTCTGAAATTCTCTTAATTGGCCGTACACATCACCTCATCATGGATGGAACATCAGTAAGTATCTTCGCCCGGAAACTGGAAGAATGTGTGGCTTCTTTAAAAAGAGGAGAATACTGTCCGGAACCCCTCTGTGATTATCACGAATATGTTAAAAAAGAAAAGGAATACTTATCCAGCAAAAAAGCCAAAGATGATGAAGAATTCTGGTTATCCAACCTGGATGGATACTACCTGGACTGGTATTCCTCACCTGATTTGAGTATCCAACACCAGTACCTTTATTTAAAACCGGAATTAAGTAGAAAATTGAAGGATTTATCCCTGGTTGAAGGGGAGAGAATATCTCCTTTTGTGCTGGCCTTAGCCACCCTATCTGTTTATTTTGCCCGAAGCACCTACCAGGAGGATATGGTCTGGAACAGTGTTTACCATGGACGGGATCTGGGAAAACAACTAAAAGATATGCTGGGCATGTTTGTGAATATGATGCCCCTGCGAATAGAGTATGATGGTGATAGATCATTTAAAAATACTCTCTTATACACCAAATCCATTCTAAAACAGGGACTAACCCATGGAAAATTATCTTTTAATCGCTATGGCCCTACCTTGCAAAAAAAGGGTATTGATCCGGCCATGTTATCCATGTATTCAGTGGTATCTAACTCCACTGATTCTAATGTGGAGTACCTGTTCCATAATTCCAAAAGCGAATTTCCATTTCATATCAGGGTTAATCCCTCTTTATCAGATAAAGATGGCTTACAACTTCTTGAAATTGAATATAATACAGATTGCTTCACCCATGAACATATATCCTCCCTGCTGGATGATTTAGAAAAACTATTACAGGATATTGCTTTTAACCCGGATAAAACTGGAAATGAGTTCCCTATAAAAATCAGCCCCTTCTATCAGGCTGCAGATTATTTCAAAAAAATGATGCAATGTAGTGATGGACCCACCTCCCTTGCTCCTGATGTAAATAAAATAGAGGGCGAAGAGAAAAAAAGGCAAATTAGAATCCCTAAATCAGATTTAACTATTTATGGACCGGAACACAGTGCCGATAATATTTTTTTAGCAGCCACCTTTCTGGCCCTGGCCAAGTTTGTTTTTAATAAAAATATCCTCATATCCCTTATATCCAATAACCAGTTCCCGGGTCAGGAATTACCCCTGGGATTGATGCTGGATACTCATACCACCACCAGAGATTATTTAAAACGGATAGAGAATTCTTATGAGGAATTAATTACTCATGATTTTTATCCCTTTACCCGGATTTCCAGTAAGAACTATGTTTTACCGGATTTTATTTACTGTAATGGGTTTGAAAATCCAGAAATTAACCTGGAACCTGGAACCTCCCGAATATTCCTTCATATTTTAGAATCAACTGATGAATATGAATTAAATATATTTTATAATGTGGGATCGTATTCTGATGAGCTAATGGATACTTTTATTAGGGGTGTAGAATCTCTGGCTATCCATATGGCTGAAAATCCAGGACATAATGTCTGTGATATCCCCCTTTTAGGAGGAGTGCAGGGTGAAGAATTCCATATAAATCCAGTGGAAGAACAACTATTAAATCGGCTTTTTGAAAAACAGGTTGAAAAAAGCAGAGATGAAATTGCTTTAACTGCAGAAGATGGGGAATTTACCTATGATGAGCTAAACAAAAAGGCTAATCGTATTGCCCAGGCTCTTTTAAAAAGAGGGGTGGAAGTTGAAGACCGGGTGATGTTCATCCTGCCCCGGGATAGTCGCCTTATTGTCACCATGCTGGGTATTATTAAAGCAGGCTGTGCCTTTATCCCGGTGGACCCACAATATCCCTCAGATAGGATTAAAGAGCTCCTGGAAGACAGTGATGCTAAGTATATTATAACCAATAAGGATCTCTCTGGAGCTCTGGATGTGGATGAACTTTTAAGGGAAGATAATACTGATAATCCTGATCCGGAACTGAACCCTGATAGTCTCTGTTATATTATTTATACCTCCGGGTCTACCGGTAAACCCAAGGGGGTGATGCTAACCCATGGTGGTATCACCAATTATGTGGCACCCCATCCCCAGAACCTCCCCATCCATGCCCTGATAAACAGGGCCCGAAAAATGATATCCATATCTACGGTGTCCTTTATAGTATTTTTACGGGAAATATTCGCCACCCTTACCAATGGGATGCCGGTGGTTTTTGCCAATGAAGAACAATCCATAAATCCCCTGGAACTGGCAAAATTATTCCATAAAACAAATGCCGATGCCTTTGGCTCCACACCCACCCGTTTACTGCAATACCTGGAAATGGAAGAAATCCAGAAGATAATGCCTCGCTGCAGGATAATAATTGTAGGGGGTGAAACTTTCCCTCCTCAACTATACTCCCTTATGTCCCGCTACACCCGGGCGGAAATCTATAATTCCTATGGACCCACGGAGATCACCATTGCTTCCCATGGAAAACTCCTGGAGAGTGATGATATTTCAGCAGGTGAACCCTTACTCAATGTAACTGATAAGATAATGGATATGGACGGCAATCCGGTACCTTACCATGTCACCGGGGAGCTCTATGTAGCCGGTGCCGGTGTGGCCCGGGGTTACTGGAAAAATGAAGAACTCACCCAGGAACGTTTCATCCATTACCAGGGACTACGTTATTATAACACCGGTGACTTAGCCCGAAGGGATAGCACTGGAGAGTTATATGTTCTGGGACGAATGGATACCCAAATCAAACTAAGAGGACTAAGGATCGAATTGGGAGAAATAGAAAATGCCATTAATGATTTTGATGGTGTTCAAACTGTTTTTGTGATAGTTAAAAAGGTGAGGGGCAGCGAACATTTATGTGCCTATTTCACCCCGAAAAAAGAGGTGGATATTGCGGCATTAAAGAACATGCTGTGGGATAGGTTACCCTCTTACATGGTACCCTCCTATTTCATAAAAATGGATTCTTTTCCCATGACTTTCAATGGAAAGGCAGATATTAAAAACTTCCCTGAACCTGAAATACAGGACTATGCTCTTGATGATGTTATACCTCCAGAAACTAAACTGGAAGAAGATATATTCCACATATGTTCTGAAATTTTAGAAACAAAAGAATTTGGAGTTTTAACTGATCTTTTCCAGTTAGGTCTTACTTCTTTATCTGTTTTGAAGTTACTGGGTAAGATTTCCCATAAATTTGGGGTTAAGGTCAACCTCACCAGTTTGATGAGAGCCCGTAATATACGGGAAATTGCCCAGGAGGTTTCATCCTCTGTTTTTGTGGATGAGAAACAATACCCTCATCAGGATTTCTATCCTTTAACCCCGAACCAGCTGGGAATTTACTTTGATTGTGTTAAAAATCCGGAAAAATTAACCTATAACCTGCCTAAATTAATACGTTTTCCGGATATTGATCCCCTGAAACTAAAAAATGCTCTGAAGGAGGTCATATCCAGGCATCCTTACCTTAAAACCCGTCTGGTTATGAGAGATGGGGAGATCTGTCAGGAACGACGGGATGATTTGCAGATATCAATCCCCTTAGAAAAGGGAGTGGTGGATGAGACCGTTATAAATAATTTTATTAAACCCTTCTCTTTATTTGAAGGACCCTTACTGCGTTTTAAGATTTATAGTACCACTGGAGAAATAGTTCTCTTATCTGACTTCCACCATATCCTGGTGGATGGAACCGCCCTTAACCTTTTTTTCAGAGAACTGGGAACCATATATGACCAGGAAGAAGCAGAAGAAGAAACCTACGATGGCTATGATTGGAGTCTGGAAGAACAGGATATGGAAAAATCTCCTCTTTATTCCCAGGCCCGGAACTACTTTGAGGGCAAGGTTAGTTCTTTTGAAAATTCCACTTTTATATCTCCGGATTTAAAAGGCAAAGAAAAGGAGGGCCATTTAGGAGAAACCGCGGTATCAGTGGATAAAAAACAGGTGGAAAATTTCTGCCGCTCTAACTCCATCACCCCCAATAATTTATTTTTAGCTGCCACCGTATTTACCCTGAGTAAATTTGTTTATAATCAGGATATTCTTATTTCCACTATTTCCAATGGTAGAAGTAACCCTGACTTTCAGAATACCTTAGCCATGATGGTTAGAACCCTACCACTGGCCTTGAATATTGATAGTGACCTTAGTGTATCTGAATTTATGGATTATGTGGAGGATATCTGGTTGGATGTACTCAAATACGAGGTTTATCCCTTCACCAGGATTTCTGATAAATTTAATCTGTTCCCGGAGTTTTTATATGCCTATCACGGGAAAATCATTGAGGATATCACCATCAATGGCCATACTCTGGAAAGGGAGAGCCTGGAATACGAGGCTCTGAAATTTAAATTAAGCGTTAATATTATTGATACCGGGACCCGGTTCCATTTATTAACCCAGTACAATGATGCCCTCTACTCCCGGGATTTAATGGATACCTTTATCCACAGTCTGGAGCATGTGCTAGCTAAATTAATGCAAAACTCAGGGGAACTACTAAAAAACATTTCCATAGTGGAAGAAGAGGCCGTTTCCTTCCAGGTAAAACCGGTAGTAGAACCTCTGGTGCATAAATTATTTGAAAAACAGGTGGAAAAAAGCAGGGATAAAATCGCCTTAATGGCTGAAGATGATGATTTAACCTATGATAAATTGAATAGGAAGGCTAATCGTATTGCTAATGCCCTGATTAAGAGGGGAGTAAAATCTGAAGACAGGGTTATGTTCATTTTACCCCGTGATAGTCGTTTAATTGCCACCATGCTGGGTATTGTTAAAGCTGGATGCGCCTTTATTCCAGTTGATCCGGAATATCCTCATGATAGGATAAATCATGTCCGGGAGGATAGTAATGCTCGTTATGTAATAAGCACCGATGGCACACCAGGAACTTTGTCTGTAGATGAATTATTAAGGGAAGAAAATGAAAAAAACCCGGGGGTGGAAGTATCCCCTGAAAATCTATGTTATTTGATTTATACTTCCGGGTCTACCGGAAAACCCAAAGGGGTGATGTTAACCCATGCTAATATCACCAATTATTTATCTCCTGATCCAGAAAATTGCTATGTTCATGGCTTTATACATAAGGCCCGTAAGATGTTATCCATTTCCACGGTATCCTTTGATGTATTTTTACATGAGACCCTGGTAACCCTGATGAATGGTCGTTGCCTGGTATTTGCCGGTGAGGAAGCATCTAAAAATCCCCTTGAACTGGTTAAATTATTTGAAAAAACTGGTGCTGATGCTTTTAGTGCAACACCCTCTCGCATGCTGCAATATCTGGAAGTGGAGGGCATGGGTGAGGCCCTATCCCGGTGTAAGATTTTAAGTGTGGCCGGGGAAAAATATCCTCCCCTTTTACATAAAAAACTAATAGAATGGACTTCCGCTGATATATACAATGTATATGGTCCTACTGAAACCACCATATCCTGTAATACTAAATTAATTCAGGATATGGATAATATAACTGTGGGGAAACCTCTGCTTAATGTCACCGAAGAGGTAATGGACCGGGATGGTAATCCTCTACCTGCAGGTGTTATTGGAGAGTTATATGTGGGGGGTATGGGAGTAGCCCGGGGTTATCTCAACCGGGAAGAACTAAATAAAGAGCAATTCATCACCAGAAATGGTATTCCCTATTATAAAACTGGTGACTTTGCCAGCAGGGAAAAAAATGGAGAATATAAAATCTATGGGCGCCTGGATAATCAAATAAAGTTGAGGGGCTTGCGGATTGAAATCGGTGAAATTGAAAGTGCTATCACGGATTATGAAGATATTAAATCGGTGGCAGTGGTTCTTAAAAAAGTACAATCCCAGGATCATTTATGCGCCTACTTCACTGCCAGTAAGCCGGTGGATGTGGATGATTTAAAAGAGGAATTAGCCCAACGTCTAACCAAGTACATGGTACCCACGGTATTCATGCAGATGGATAAGTTGCCCCAAACCCCTAATGGCAAAACTGATTTAAAATCACTACCTGAACCGGTTTTAAAGGAAAGAATATATGTTCCACCAGAAAATGATGTGGAAAAATTCTTTGCAGAGGCCTTTAGCCAGATACTGGGCATGGATAAGATAGGGGCCACTGATGATTTCTTTGAACTGGGAGGTACCTCTCTTCTGGTTACAAAGATAACTATTGAAGCATTGAATCAGGGTTATGAAATAAAGTATGGGGATGTATTTGCCCATCCTACTCCTCGAGAATTAGCCCAGGTAATAACTGAGGCGGAAAATTCCGTAAAAGAACAGGAGTCCTACTCCTACCTTACCCTTAATCAGATACTGGAAAAAAATACCCTTGATAACCTGATAAAAGGTGAAAAAGAAAATTTAGGCAATGTATTATTAACCGGGGCCACAGGATTTTTAGGTATACATGTTTTAAAGGAATTCCTTGAAAACTATAATGGTTCTATTTACTGTATGCTTAGAAAGGGAAGGCACACCACTCCTGAAGAGCGTCTGAAAACCCTCTTATTCTACTACTTCAGTGATAGCTATGAGGAACTATTTGGAACACGGATTCATATCATTGAGGGGGATATAACCAGCCGGGCTGATTTTGAAAAATCAAGGGGACTGCCGGTTGACACGGTTATTAACTGCGCAGCCAATGTAAAACATTTTGCACCAGGAACCCAGATTGAAGATATAAATATTGGGGGAGTGGTAAATGGCATTGATTTTTGTAAAAAAAAGGAATGTAAATTCATCCAGGTATCCACCACCAGTGTGGCCGGGGAGAGTGTGAATAATGTACCTCCCCATGATACTGAATTTGATGAGAAAACCCTGTATGTGGGTCAATCCCTGGACAATAAATACCTCAGCAGTAAATTCAAAGCAGAAAGAGTGGTGCTGGAGGCGGTAAGTGAAGGATTACATTGTAAGATTGTACGGGCAGGTAATCTTATGGCCCGTCAATCTGATAGTGAATTCCAGATAAATTTTGAAACCAACAGCTTCATTAATCGCCTGCGGGCCTATGCGGCCATAGGAAAAATACCCTACTCAGTAATGGGTGGAAGAGTGGAACTCACCCCTATTGATCTGGCATCCCGGGCCATACTCCTATTAGGACAAACTCCCCGGGACTGTACCCTGTTTCATGTTTACAATAATCACCAAATATACATCGCAGACATCATAGCGATAATGAATACCCTGGGTTTTGACATTACCGGGGCAGAAGAAGATGAATTTAACCAGGCCTTTGCACTGGCCAGGGAAGATGAAACCAAACAGGATGCCATTTCAGGACTGGTAACTGCCATGGGTATGGGTAAAGGCAAGGGAAGGGCTCTGGTAACTGTGGTCAATTACTACACCCTCCAGGTATTATACCGTTTAGGATACCACTGGCCTCTTATAAGTGATGAATATCTGATAATGTTCATAAAATACCTTAAAGAAATGAATTTCTTTGACTAG
- the nudC gene encoding NAD(+) diphosphatase, producing the protein MPKKSIYHDYQPSTLLDQKTDSGSYYFIFYHNKLLINRHNNDIPFLKNLNQLPAEALRQIYMGQLRGSPCFVVEIESSFELSSLSFIDLKELYSILEYDIYLLAGRAIQIINWDKNHQFCGKCGSSTRTMEGEMAKICPDCGHFNYPRLSPAIITAIVKEDKLLMARHTYGITNRYGLVAGFVEAGETLEEAVQREISEEVGLKIKNIKYFGSQPWPYPNSLMVGFTAEYHEGEIKVDGKEIEDARWFRASEIQKRPSSISISGELIEWFIDKYSC; encoded by the coding sequence ATGCCAAAAAAGAGTATCTACCATGATTATCAACCATCAACTCTTCTGGATCAAAAAACAGACTCTGGATCCTACTATTTTATTTTCTACCATAACAAACTGCTTATTAACCGCCATAATAATGACATTCCTTTTTTAAAAAATTTGAATCAATTACCTGCTGAAGCCCTTCGCCAGATATATATGGGTCAGCTTAGAGGAAGCCCCTGCTTTGTGGTGGAAATAGAATCATCCTTTGAACTATCCAGCTTGTCCTTTATTGATTTAAAAGAACTTTATTCTATCCTGGAATACGATATTTATCTATTGGCTGGTAGAGCTATTCAGATTATTAACTGGGATAAAAACCATCAGTTTTGTGGAAAATGTGGATCATCAACCCGGACCATGGAGGGGGAGATGGCTAAAATTTGCCCGGATTGTGGACATTTCAACTATCCTCGCTTATCACCGGCAATAATAACTGCTATTGTAAAGGAAGATAAATTACTCATGGCCCGTCACACCTACGGTATAACCAATAGATATGGTCTGGTGGCTGGATTTGTAGAAGCAGGGGAAACTCTGGAAGAAGCAGTACAAAGGGAAATATCCGAAGAAGTGGGCTTGAAGATTAAAAATATTAAATATTTCGGTAGTCAGCCCTGGCCTTACCCTAACTCCCTGATGGTGGGCTTTACGGCGGAATACCATGAGGGAGAAATTAAAGTGGATGGTAAGGAGATAGAAGATGCACGCTGGTTTAGAGCCAGTGAAATCCAAAAGAGACCTTCTTCTATCAGTATCTCTGGAGAATTAATAGAGTGGTTTATAGATAAATATTCCTGCTGA